The following are encoded together in the Salvia hispanica cultivar TCC Black 2014 chromosome 6, UniMelb_Shisp_WGS_1.0, whole genome shotgun sequence genome:
- the LOC125194789 gene encoding pathogenesis-related leaf protein 6-like, producing the protein MKRLSLHHHNHSNSKTFHTYSQMTMACHKYFLITLVSILGLISTARAQNAAQDYVNAHNSPRTQVGVGAVAWNATLATYALNYANSRVGDCALTHSYGPYGENLAKGSSSTFTGVSAVNLWAAEKQYYDHTNNCCIGTNQCLHYTQVVWHDSTQIGCARVRCNNGWYYVICSYHQPGNWEGEMPY; encoded by the coding sequence GTTATCCCTCCATCATCACAATCactcaaattcaaaaacattCCATACATATTCACAAATGACAATGGCTTGCCACAAATATTTCTTGATCACCCTTGTTTCCATTCTAGGCCTAATAAGTACTGCACGTGCCCAAAATGCGGCGCAGGACTATGTGAACGCCCACAATAGCCCCCGGACCCAAGTGGGCGTGGGGGCGGTGGCATGGAATGCCACACTGGCCACCTACGCCCTAAACTACGCCAACTCTAGGGTTGGGGATTGCGCGCTGACACACTCCTACGGCCCGTATGGGGAAAACCTAGCCAAGGGCAGCAGCAGCACCTTCACGGGCGTCTCTGCGGTGAACCTGTGGGCCGCGGAGAAGCAATATTATGACCACACAAACAACTGCTGCATCGGCACGAACCAGTGCCTGCACTACACGCAGGTGGTGTGGCACGACTCCACCCAGATAGGGTGCGCCCGAGTCCGGTGCAACAATGGCTGGTACTACGTCATCTGCAGCTACCATCAACCAGGCAACTGGGAAGGGGAGATGCCTTATTAA
- the LOC125195726 gene encoding dentin sialophosphoprotein-like yields the protein MYRQSPSRNQRSKGIKVKYVLQVCLLLAACCWLLYQVKHSHDKKTGFDETDAKSSLQKTSSDELIRLGRKDIRLRVDKMDSENEIHDETSEEEETTEEGEEDKHGEDDSEDKKVEERDDDEAGDREDEREDHGQEKLDAEVHKEKSLIDGGEREDGEDNEMQETDSESHDQTEKESTSDDTDHDAKDMSAHEAREEHYKADDASSAVTHDTEMATENENEHVENSNEHPGNILEEETKENDSEETYEGENRKDLEVDGSEAAGDGHQQNIATTSVKDDTLHDSENGSTPNNATTEGSTDPLISNSTTTEVTLESKELPSDNSTDSKPELGTEGTSAEGSDDKTIDPEQGSNSMLTVDSTHSNSNSTSSGETNDAGLLPEEFSDSSDNTDSSVSENLRSEASNEEGNNTTESSEKNNEFDAEKSDTSDGRDESLDSTSADNAEEVQEDAIDISDTSNSMEEKDVRVDLDTLPDIQTEGSNSEDVAAE from the coding sequence ATGTACAGACAATCGCCCAGCAGGAACCAAAGATCAAAAGGGATTAAGGTTAAGTATGTCCTGCAAGTTTGCTTGCTGCTGGCTGCATGCTGTTGGTTGCTATACCAAGTTAAACATTCCCATGACAAGAAGACAGGATTTGATGAAACTGATGCCAAAAGCTCACTTCAAAAAACTAGTAGTGATGAACTTATAAGGCTTGGAAGGAAAGATATCCGTCTTCGAGTTGACAAAATGGACTCTGAGAATGAGATTCATGATGAAACATCAGAAGAAGAGGAAACTACTGAAGAAGGAGAGGAAGATAAGCATGGTGAAGATGATTCAGAAGACAAGAAGGTCGAAGAGAGGGATGACGACGAGGCAGGAGATAGAGAGGATGAAAGGGAAGACCACGGACAAGAGAAACTTGATGCAGAAGttcataaagaaaaaagtttgATTGATGGTGGGGAGAGGGAAGATGGGGAGGATAATGAAATGCAAGAAACAGATTCTGAAAGTCATGACCAAACGGAGAAGGAAAGTACTTCTGACGATACTGATCATGATGCAAAAGATATGAGTGCTCACGAAGCACGCGAGGAACATTACAAGGCAGATGACGCTTCTAGTGCTGTGACACATGATACCGAAATGGCGACAGAAAACGAGAATGAACATGTTGAGAACTCAAATGAACACCCTGGAAATATTTTAGAAGAGGAGACGAAAGAGAATGACAGTGAAGAAACTTATGAAGGTGAGAACAGGAAAGATTTGGAGGTGGATGGAAGTGAGGCAGCTGGTGATGGTCATCAACAAAATATCGCAACCACTTCAGTCAAGGATGACACATTACATGACTCTGAGAATGGTTCTACTCCTAATAATGCAACCACAGAAGGATCCACTGATCCTTTGATAAGTAATAGCACAACTACTGAGGTTACATTAGAGAGCAAGGAGTTGCCCTCAGATAATTCAACAGACAGCAAGCCTGAGTTAGGCACTGAGGGTACATCTGCTGAAGGATCTGACGATAAAACTATTGATCCAGAGCAGGGCAGTAATTCTATGTTAACTGTGGACAGTACTCATTCGAACTCTAATTCAACAAGCTCTGGTGAAACAAACGACGCAGGATTACTCCCCGAGGAGTTTTCTGACTCATCTGATAATACAGACTCTTCTGTATCAGAAAATTTAAGATCAGAGGCTTCGAATGAAGAAGGGAACAACACTACAGAGTCCTCAGAAAAGAACAATGAATTCGATGCTGAGAAATCAGATACAAGTGATGGTAGAGATGAAAGCTTGGATTCTACATCGGCTGATAATGCTGAAGAAGTTCAAGAGGATGCTATTGATATATCTGATACTTCCAATTCCATGGAGGAGAAAGATGTACGGGTGGATCTTGACACTCTCCCTGACATACAAACAGAGGGAAGTAATAGCGAAGATGTTGCTGCAGAGTGA